The Cyclobacterium amurskyense genome contains the following window.
TTGATAACTTGGTTGTTAGTCTTGAACTTAGCTCAGAAGGGTCCACCATTGGGCTTTATGAATATGGGATAGTAAATGCAGGGACTGAAAACCTGGAATGGGAATTGTCCAACCTGGAAGACAATAGCACTTATTATTGTCGGATTAAAATTGAATTTGGAGACGAGGTGTTTTTCAGCGAGCAAATAATGTTTGACACCTTTCTTTCAGATCCAATTTTGGGTTTAGAAGAAGGTTTTGGAAAAGACATAGTGATTTATCCCAACCCTACTGAAAATTTCTTAAAAATAGAGGGATTTGATAATTTGTTAGAAGCCGTACTACTCAATCTAAATGGTGTTGAAATCAAAAAAGAATTGGTAAACCCTTATACTATGGATCTATCAGATATAGCTCCTGGAATTTATATTCTTCTTCTTAATGGGAAAACGCATCATGTGTTTAGGCAAGTAATAGTTCGCTAACAAAAAACAGTAGGCGACCAAGGACAGGCTTTAGCGTAATTAATAAAGTGGATTGCTCTAAAGCCTGTGTTTTATCGGTCAGAAATTAATAACCAAGAGACAAAAATAAGCAAGAGGACCTACCTAAAACTGGTAGCTTTCCTATTCAATTCACATTAAACGGTAAAAATATCCTGTACTTAACACTTCAGGTTTTGATAAGAGGCCACTGATCCTTTGGTTTTTATTGTTACTTTTAAAAGTAGTTTTATTGGGTAAAGAATCACCTCCCCCTACGTTTATATAAAGAATTAAAATGAAAACCATGAAATTAAAATTAATCCTACTTTTTGTATGCTGTAATGCTTTTTTACTAAAAGCCTCTCAGGTAGACACGGTCTTTGTGGAAAGTGAATCCATGAGTAAATCCATTGCAAACATTGTCATCCTACCAGACAGTTACGCAAGCCAAAAGGAAAGTTTCCCTGTTCTGTATTTGCTTCATGGGGCAGGTGGAAACCATACGGATTGGATATCCAAAGTGCCTGCCATTAAAGAATATGCAGACCAATACAACATGATAATTGTTTGCCCTGACGGGAATGCCACAAGTTGGTATTTTGACAGCCCTGTGGACGAAAAGATGAGGTACGAAACCTATCTTTCTAAAGAATTAACTGGATCCATAGACAAAACCTACAATACCACAGCCACAAAATCAGGAAGAGCCATTACAGGTTTAAGCATGGGAGGGCATGGGGCCTTTTACCTTGCCTTTAAACATCAGGACATTTGGGGTGCCGCTGGAAGCATGAGTGGGGGACTGGACATTCGCCCATTTCCTAAGAACTGGGATTTAAGCAAACGCCTGGGAGATTACTCCGAGTACAAAGAAAATTGGGAAAACAATACGGTTATTAACCTGGTGTATAAGTTGAGCGGAGACAGCTTAAAACTCATTTTTGATTGCGGTGTAGATGATTTCTTTTACGATGCCAATAAGCGATTGCATGAAAAATTGATGGAACGAAATATTCCTCATGACTATACAGAACGTCCAGGAGGCCACAGTTGGAATTACTGGACCAACTCATTAAAGTACCATTTGCTGTTTTTTAGCGATTACTTTAACCAATAAAAACTGCAAATTACAACCCAAAATGAACCTACTATGAAGGTGTTAAACAAAATAAATCTAAGGTGGCTTTCGCCCATTTTTATACTATTGTTTTTGGTGTCAAGCTTAAATGCACAGCATTTACCTTATAAATTGGAAAACCCCATTACCGCAAAGTACCTAAAAAATAACCTGAGTAAAACATCACCTCGGCTTGTCCTGAACAAGGATATAGAGAAGAAGCTGAAGCAAAAATTAAAAACCGATCCAGTTGTGCAGAATGTCTATAAAGGCATTAAGCAAAATGCAGAAGCTGTTTTTGAGCAGACGATTATTAACCTGGATATTCCTCTGGAAGAAAGGTCACAGAACAACCAGCTGGATATTTCCAGGGACTTGCTGCATAGGATCAGCATGCTGGCGATGGTTTACCGAATAGAAAAGGATCCTCGCATGCTTGCTCGGATAAATGAGGAGGTTATTGCCGCCTGTAATTTCCCGACTTGGAACCCCAAGCATTTTCTCGATGTAGGAGAAATGTCTCTTGGAATTGCCCTGGCCGTGGATTGGGTAGGGAAGGACTTGCCAGCATCCACCGTAAAGCTGGCTAAAAAAGCCCTGATTGAAAAAGGCATTAATCCAAGTTGGCCGGAAAATGGGGAAGACCCCAAATGGGCTTATGGACATAATAATTGGAATCAGGTATGTAATGGAGGATTGGTAGCGGCAGCGATTGTGGTGGCTGAAGAAGCTCCTGAACTGGCGGCCAAGACCATTTATAGAGCCATTGACGGCATGGCAAACGCCTTGGATCAATATGGGCCTGATGGAGTCTATCCTGAAGGTGCTACCTATTGGCGGTATGGAACTTCTTTTTCGGTGGTAACGGCTTCCATATTCGAAAGTGCCTTTGGTACTGATTTTGGAATACTTGAATATCCGGGGTTTAAGGAAAGTGCCATGTTTAGGGTGCTTTCTGACAGTCCTATGGGCCTGTTTTATAATTTTGGAGATTGTGGAGACAATAGCGGAGAAAATGGTGACATTACCTTGGCTTGGTTTGCCTCTAAAACAGGGAACAAAACCTTCTTTGAAAAAGAAAAATTCATGAGACCCTATGAGGAAATGGGGAAATTGTCAAGATTGATGGGGCCTGCATTGGTGTGGATGTCCCAATATGAAGAAAAAGATGAAATGACGGTTCCTTCTGCATGGAGCGGGAATGGAGCAAATCCTGTCGTGTTTTTCACAGGAGGAGACAATGATCCCAATAAGTTTTATTTCGGAGGCAAAGGCGGAAGTGGATCTGTGAGTCATGGCAATATGGATGCAGGTTCATTTGTTTTTGAATTGGATGGCGTGCGTTGGAGTATAGACCTGGGAAAAGATAGGTTTTATGGCGTTATTGAGAGGACTGGCTTTAAACTCTGGGGAAGGTGTCAGGATTGTGAGCGATGGACACTATTGAATAAGAATAACTTCGGGCACAGCACACTTTCTGTAAACAACCAACTTCATGTAGTGGATGGGAAAGCCACCATTTTTGATTTTAAAGAAGGAGCAAAACCGGAAGCGACGATTGACTTGTCACCGACCTTTGAGGGGCAATTGAAAAGTGCCAAACGAAGGTTTGTAAAAAGCAGTCCCAGGTCACTCTTGATTGAGGACGATATAGTATTGTCCGAGGATACAGAATTGATCACCTGGCAATTAATTACTCAAGCTGATGTTGAGATTGTTGATGGTGGGGCAATTTTAACACAAGATGGTAAAAGCCTAAACATAGAAAATCTATCCCATCCTGAGTATAGCATTTCTGTTATTTCCCTCAATCCTCCTCCATTCTATCTGGATACAAAAAAAGACAATCTAAAACGCCTGGAAATTCGGATTCCAGCTTGGAAAGTAGAAAGTATGGCAACAAAAATAAGGGTGCGACTTTCAGGGGAATAAGCCAAGTTTGATGGCGAAATTTGATTACCAGATTGAGATGTGAGGCTATTAAGTGGATTATTTCAGAACACAGTCCCAAGAATAAATACTTATAGGAGGTTAACATGGTAGACCACTAATCCACCTTTGAATTCAAAATGTGGAGCCAAAGACCAATTAGTTTTTTCGTTTCTGACTTGTATTAATACTTGTATGGGATAGGAGGTAAATTGCATTTAGGTATTTTTTCACGTAATAAGTTTATTGTCAAATATTTAGACGCTTCAGTCTTGGGATGCTTAATTAATAACTGATTTCCCAGTTTGATTTTCAAACCTAAATCCTTAATTTGCAATTTAAATTACAGCGAAAGAGTTTGGTAGGTAGTCCGTATAGACCCGACTCCGCTGATGAAATATTTTTATATACGGATAACAGCAATTATTTAAATGAGGACTACAAAACAATTATTGACCTCCCTCTTTTTTTTACTACTATTTAGTTGTAATGATGATTTTACCGCTTCTGAGAAAAAAGATGGATTGTCCAGTCTTCCGTCCATATCCATAAATACGGAAGATTTATCGCCTATCGTTTCAAAAGAAGAATATGTAAATGGCACATTTGAGATAGCTAGCGAAGTTGAAGAGGAGAATTTGGTGACAAATATTGAAATTAGAGGTAGGGGTAACAGTACCTGGGCTTTTCCTAAAAAACCATATCAATTAAAGTTTTCCGATAAAGAAAAGGTTTTAGGAATACCAAAAGATAAAAAGTGGATCCTACTGGCCAATTATAGTGATAAAACAATGCTGAGAAATGAATTGGCATTTGAGCTTAGTAGGTTTAGCAATTTAGATTGGACTCCTGAAAGTCGTTTTGTTGAACTTTCTATTAACAATGAATATTTAGGAGTCTATCAAATCACTCAAAAAGTTGAAGCATCATCCAATAGGGTTGAGATAGGAGACGATGGCTATTTATTAGAGGTAGATCAAATTTCAAGATTAGACCCGGATGATGTTCATTTCCAGACATCTAATTATTTATTCAATATAAAAGAACCAGAGTTAGAATTTGGAGAGGATAAGTATATACTTATCCAAGACCATATTAATTTGATAGAAAATGTATTGATGGGAAGTAATTTTACTGACCCTGTTGAAGGATATACAAAATATATAGATGTAGCTTCTTTCATAGACTGGTACCTTATTAATGAAATCACCAAAAACAATGATGCTATATTTTTTTCTAGTGTTTTTTTGAATTATGTCCCTGGAGGTAAATTGAAAATGGGTCCAATATGGGATTATGACATTAGTCTTGGGAACATTGATTACAATGGCAATGAAACTACAGACGGTTTTTGGGTAAAAGATGCGACCTGGTTTTCCCGTCTATTTGAAGACTCTGAATTTGTATCGAAAGTAAAGTCTCGTTTTGACCATTATTATTCGAATCGGGATGTTTTTCAGGCTAACATTAGTTCAAATGCTATCTATTTAAACAAAGCTCAACAAAGGAATTTCACCAAATGGCCAATTCTGGGAGAATATGTCTGGCCTAATTATGTCTATTATCCTACTTATGATGAGGAAGTGATCTACCTTAATGATTGGCTTGCCGAAAGGTTAGAATGGCTGAAAATTGCTATAAATGAGTTAGATTAATAAGGTCTAAGAATGACTAATGACACTGTTTTTATAGCTAAAATAGTCTAGCTTAATGGGATATTGAGCGATGTGGTGAATTTTGAGGTGATTTCAGTACCTAGTAAATTGTCTATCGACTATTTCATTTTAAGTGCTTTTATTTTGGGATGCGATGCTTATTCTTCGTTTCTGGAGAAAGGTGAAAACTGGAACCTCCTATCTGCAGCTATGCCGGGCTTCTCCTTCCGCACAAAAAAATGATTACAAATTTTAATAGTAATCCGTATCTTAGAATTTGATCCGGACCAAATCACCTTATGGTCTCTTCTTGACCATCCTATTAATCTTAAACGAAAACCATGAAACTTAAATTAATCCTACTTTTATTATTTTGTAGTACCTTATTTGCCAATGCATCCCAGATCGACACTGTCTTTGTGGAGAGTGAATCCATGACTAAATCGATTTCAAACATTGTCATCCTACCAGACAGTTACTCCGCTCAAAAGGAAAGTTATCCTGTCCTGTATTTGCTTCATGGTGCTGGTGGAAATCATACGGATTGGATATCTAAAGTGCCTGCCATTAAAGAATATGCAGACCAATACAATATGATAATTGTTTGCCCTGATGGCAATGCCACGAGTTGGTATTTTGACAGTCCTGTAGATGAAAAGATGAGGTACGAAACGTATCTTTCTAAAGAATTAATTAATATCATAGACAATACCTACAATACCATAGCGACAAAATCAGGAAGGGCCATTACGGGTTTAAGCATGGGTGGGCATGGCGCATTTTACCTTGCTTTTAGACATCAAAACGTTTGGGGTGCTGCCGGAAGCATGAGTGGAGGAGTGGATATTCGCCCATTTCCTAAAAACTGGGATTTAAGCAAACGCCTTGGGGATTACGCTGAATACAAAGACAATTGGGAAGACAATACGGTTATTAACATGGTGTATAAGTTGAAAGGAGACGGTTTAAAACTCATATTTGATTGTGGTGTAGATGATTTCTTTTATGATGCCAATAAGCGGTTGCATGTCAAATTGGTAGAAAGAAATATTCCTCATGATTATACGGAACGTCCGGGAGGCCACAGCTGGGATTACTGGGCAAATTCAATAAAATACCATCTGCTGTTTTTTAGCGATTACTTTAAAATTTAAAAAACGCTCTTCTTGAGCTTGAAAAGCCTCAGCTGCCAATAGTTTTAAAAACCATTGGCAATATCGGGTTAAACAGAATTGATTTCTTGTTGTGTGGTTATGAATTTTAAGAAACCTGGAAAAATTGATGTAGTTAATTTGTTGCCAGAACTTGACAAGATGCTGTTCGAGTTGTTAGAGGATTTATCTCCGGAAGATTGGGATAGGCTTACTATTGCGCCTAAATGGAGGGTTAAAGATGTTGCCGTCCACTTATTAGATGGAAATTTGAGAACACTGTCAATGTTGCGTGATAATTATTATGGAGAAACACCAGAAAATGTACATTCCTATAAAGATTTGGTAGGTTTTCTAAATGAACTGAATGCAGGCTGGGTCAATGCCACTAGGAGACTTAGTCCAAAAGTAATAATAGATTTATTGAAGGTCTCAGGAAAAGAATACTGTGGGTTCCTGACCACCTTAAATCTTGATGAAAAAGCCGAATTTTCGGTGGCTTGGGCAGGTGAAAATGAATCCAGAAATTGGTTTCATATAGCAAGAGAATACACTGAAAAATGGCATCACCAACAACAGATTAGATTGGCTGTTGGTAGTGAGAAAAAATTACTTGAGGAGAAATGGTATTTGCCTTATCTGGAAACTTCTGTAAGCGCCCTACCTTATCATTATAGAAATGTAGAAGCGAAGAATAAGGACTTGATTAAATTTATTTTCCACGGAGAAACGGAGAAAAGTTGGTATTTGTACTATGACAAAGGCTGGGAATTACTTGCATCCACCAATCAAATGCCTATTTGTGAAGTCAGAATAGGTGATGATTACGCATGGAAAATATTTACCAAAGGAATGCCAAAAGAAGAAGCAATTGCCCGCTCTAAAATAATTGGCAACAAAGAGCTTGGTGTCAAAATTTTTGATTTGGTAGCCGTTATGGCATAATTAGAATAATAGTGCCCACAGGCATTGGATTTACAAGTAAGGCGGTTTTTTGAAGCTGGAGGAAAACCAATTTGTTCTAAGACAAATGAAAATAGGGGCATGAGAAAAGTTGTTGAGGAAGCGGATTTCTTTTTTACCCATATTAATTTTATTACCTCTAAATTAAAAGTATGAAATGTTCTGTTTTTATAGCTACCAGTGTTGATGGATTTATCGCAAAACCAGACGGTAGTGTGGATTGGTTACACACAGCAGGAAATGGGCAGGTATTGGCAAAAGAACAGGCCGATATGGGATTTAACGCTTATATAGCAGCTGTGGATTGTATGATCATGGGGCGGTAATGCATGGAGATGATCTCAAGTATTAATTTAACTCCCGAACAATGGCTTTATGGAGATATAAAAATCATTGTTTTAAGCAATACTGTGAAACATGCTCCAGAAAATCTAAAAGATAAAGTAGAAATGTATGCTGGCGACTTGCGGGAGTTGCTTACATCCCTGGAAGATAAAGGTTATAAACATGCCTATATTGATGGTGGGACAACCATTCAAGCATTCATTGATTTAGCACTGATAAATGAATTAACAATAACAAAAGCACCTGTGCTATTGGGAGAAGGTATTTCTCTATTTGGAAAGACTGGTAAAGATATAAAACTTG
Protein-coding sequences here:
- a CDS encoding dihydrofolate reductase family protein; amino-acid sequence: MISSINLTPEQWLYGDIKIIVLSNTVKHAPENLKDKVEMYAGDLRELLTSLEDKGYKHAYIDGGTTIQAFIDLALINELTITKAPVLLGEGISLFGKTGKDIKLEQAEAIAFPNDFIQVKYKVNYNE
- a CDS encoding dihydrofolate reductase family protein — encoded protein: MKCSVFIATSVDGFIAKPDGSVDWLHTAGNGQVLAKEQADMGFNAYIAAVDCMIMGR
- a CDS encoding heparinase II/III domain-containing protein is translated as MKVLNKINLRWLSPIFILLFLVSSLNAQHLPYKLENPITAKYLKNNLSKTSPRLVLNKDIEKKLKQKLKTDPVVQNVYKGIKQNAEAVFEQTIINLDIPLEERSQNNQLDISRDLLHRISMLAMVYRIEKDPRMLARINEEVIAACNFPTWNPKHFLDVGEMSLGIALAVDWVGKDLPASTVKLAKKALIEKGINPSWPENGEDPKWAYGHNNWNQVCNGGLVAAAIVVAEEAPELAAKTIYRAIDGMANALDQYGPDGVYPEGATYWRYGTSFSVVTASIFESAFGTDFGILEYPGFKESAMFRVLSDSPMGLFYNFGDCGDNSGENGDITLAWFASKTGNKTFFEKEKFMRPYEEMGKLSRLMGPALVWMSQYEEKDEMTVPSAWSGNGANPVVFFTGGDNDPNKFYFGGKGGSGSVSHGNMDAGSFVFELDGVRWSIDLGKDRFYGVIERTGFKLWGRCQDCERWTLLNKNNFGHSTLSVNNQLHVVDGKATIFDFKEGAKPEATIDLSPTFEGQLKSAKRRFVKSSPRSLLIEDDIVLSEDTELITWQLITQADVEIVDGGAILTQDGKSLNIENLSHPEYSISVISLNPPPFYLDTKKDNLKRLEIRIPAWKVESMATKIRVRLSGE
- a CDS encoding CotH kinase family protein encodes the protein MRTTKQLLTSLFFLLLFSCNDDFTASEKKDGLSSLPSISINTEDLSPIVSKEEYVNGTFEIASEVEEENLVTNIEIRGRGNSTWAFPKKPYQLKFSDKEKVLGIPKDKKWILLANYSDKTMLRNELAFELSRFSNLDWTPESRFVELSINNEYLGVYQITQKVEASSNRVEIGDDGYLLEVDQISRLDPDDVHFQTSNYLFNIKEPELEFGEDKYILIQDHINLIENVLMGSNFTDPVEGYTKYIDVASFIDWYLINEITKNNDAIFFSSVFLNYVPGGKLKMGPIWDYDISLGNIDYNGNETTDGFWVKDATWFSRLFEDSEFVSKVKSRFDHYYSNRDVFQANISSNAIYLNKAQQRNFTKWPILGEYVWPNYVYYPTYDEEVIYLNDWLAERLEWLKIAINELD
- a CDS encoding alpha/beta hydrolase, with product MKLKLILLFVCCNAFLLKASQVDTVFVESESMSKSIANIVILPDSYASQKESFPVLYLLHGAGGNHTDWISKVPAIKEYADQYNMIIVCPDGNATSWYFDSPVDEKMRYETYLSKELTGSIDKTYNTTATKSGRAITGLSMGGHGAFYLAFKHQDIWGAAGSMSGGLDIRPFPKNWDLSKRLGDYSEYKENWENNTVINLVYKLSGDSLKLIFDCGVDDFFYDANKRLHEKLMERNIPHDYTERPGGHSWNYWTNSLKYHLLFFSDYFNQ
- a CDS encoding alpha/beta hydrolase encodes the protein MKLKLILLLLFCSTLFANASQIDTVFVESESMTKSISNIVILPDSYSAQKESYPVLYLLHGAGGNHTDWISKVPAIKEYADQYNMIIVCPDGNATSWYFDSPVDEKMRYETYLSKELINIIDNTYNTIATKSGRAITGLSMGGHGAFYLAFRHQNVWGAAGSMSGGVDIRPFPKNWDLSKRLGDYAEYKDNWEDNTVINMVYKLKGDGLKLIFDCGVDDFFYDANKRLHVKLVERNIPHDYTERPGGHSWDYWANSIKYHLLFFSDYFKI
- a CDS encoding maleylpyruvate isomerase N-terminal domain-containing protein, whose translation is MNFKKPGKIDVVNLLPELDKMLFELLEDLSPEDWDRLTIAPKWRVKDVAVHLLDGNLRTLSMLRDNYYGETPENVHSYKDLVGFLNELNAGWVNATRRLSPKVIIDLLKVSGKEYCGFLTTLNLDEKAEFSVAWAGENESRNWFHIAREYTEKWHHQQQIRLAVGSEKKLLEEKWYLPYLETSVSALPYHYRNVEAKNKDLIKFIFHGETEKSWYLYYDKGWELLASTNQMPICEVRIGDDYAWKIFTKGMPKEEAIARSKIIGNKELGVKIFDLVAVMA